Part of the Candidatus Sulfotelmatobacter sp. genome is shown below.
GCTGCTCGCACATCCACTGCAACCGAAGGCGCCAGCATTATCGGCATGAGCGGCCCGGAACGCAAGTCAGGAACCGATCTCCAAGTCCAACCTGTTGTACCGCATTTACTTACCAGGCTGAGAGCGGTTGGGGAGGCGCTGGGGCTCGAAGCTCCGCAGCCCGAATGAGTTCGGCGCATCAAATCCCCGCATCCGGCGAAGCGTGCGGAGTTTCGGCTCCCGCTCGCCGCCAGCCCCGGCCGCACAATCCGAACCCAGACCCGGGAGGAACGCCATGAGCGTTCGCATCGGTGATCTCGCACCCGACTTCGTCGCCTCGTCGACGGAGGGTGAAATCCGCTTTCATGAATGGATGGGAGACCAGTGGGCCGTCCTGTTCTCTCACCCCAAGGATTTCACGCCGGTGTGTACCACCGAGCTCGGTGCGGTCGCGCGGCTCAAACCGGAATTCGAGCGGCGCGGCGTCAAGGTGATCGGGCTCAGCGTGGATGGGGTCCGGGAGCACGAAGGCTGGTCACGCGACATCGAGGAGACGCAGGGCGTGAAGCTCAATTTCCCTCTGATTGCCGATCCCGAGCGCAAGATCGCGCTCGCCTACGACATGATCCATCCCAATGCCAGCGAGAACGTGACGGTGCGTTCGGTGTTCGTGATCGACAGCAGCAAGAAAGTCCGGCTCATGATCACCTATCCGCAGAGCACCGGCAGGAACTTCGCCGAGATCTTGCGCGCCGTCGATTCGCTCAAGCTCACCAGCA
Proteins encoded:
- a CDS encoding peroxiredoxin, giving the protein MSVRIGDLAPDFVASSTEGEIRFHEWMGDQWAVLFSHPKDFTPVCTTELGAVARLKPEFERRGVKVIGLSVDGVREHEGWSRDIEETQGVKLNFPLIADPERKIALAYDMIHPNASENVTVRSVFVIDSSKKVRLMITYPQSTGRNFAEILRAVDSLKLTSNHQVSTPADWKPGQDVIILPAVSNDEARKKYPEGWREQRPYLRYVPDPTAAAETR